The genomic interval ATGCCAAGCCATCAGCATCAACGCGCAATGATAATTCGATTgcttttctttgtgtttctctcttttgttttcgCGTCTTTGATCTCTTCGGGAGATGCCAAAACCCTAGATCCCTACAAGGTACGTTTTGAATTTCGATTTGGATTgtaattgatgatttttattttttggttatcTTTAGTGATGGATTTGAAAATTGCGGTTTTGCAACTCCTGAATGCGTTTAGTTCGATCGATTTAGTGTATTAGATGAATGGAAATTTGATGTAACATGTAGTTGCCGGGAAAAATTCTAGATGATGAtgcgtgatttttttttttccggcgGTTGATTTGAAATTGTAGGTTGCGGAATCTTTGTATGCCTTCAATTTGATGGTTTTAGGGCATTGGATTGGTTGAATTTGAATTAGCATGCTGTAGTTGCTGAGAAGAATTCTAAAGGATTGTCAAATTAGGTCATGGTTTGATAGATAGATTGGTCTTCCTTGTGTACAAGGATCAGCTCTCAGTGAACAATGTTTTACTATTTGTTACTCTGTTTACAggttatgagtttttttttttgggctggAGATATAGTATGTTCTCTATTGCAGTGGCACTAATCAATTGCATCAATCTGAGCTTATGagttttaatgtttctttttactCTATTGTTTACCGCATAACACTGGTCTGCTGGATTTTGACCATATGGTTTGTTTTCAGGTTCTTGGGGTTGATAAAAATGCTAGTCAGCGTGATATTCAGAAAGCCTTTCACAAGTATGTGCGCTGTGCTTATACCTCTACTGCAACTTTCTCTGTTGCAGTTGATTAGCTGTCTCTAATTCTTTAGTTATTTGTCATGACAGGTTATCTCTGAAATATCACCCAGACAAGAATAAAGAGAAGAGTGCCCAAGAGAAATTTGCGGAGATAAATAATGGTATGTACTGTGGTTTGGTTAATTCTGTGAATATGTTTCTTTAGTTGATTTTTCATACCCTCTGAATCGAATCTCAATTCCTGTTAAGGTTCTTGGTTCCAGTTTCCTTTTACACTGTGATGATATTTGTTATTAGGTAGTTTGTCTAAcctcaaaaattcaaattgcaATTATCCATCTATTCCAACACTGAAGCTGGCAATCTATTTTTCATTTCCAATGCATATGTACAATGCTTGTAAATTTATTTGTCAGATTCTTTGGTAGGCTCTGCTAATTAACTCTGTTTTTGTTCCTTATTGATTTCTTTcatgctttgttttcattagtTGTTTGAGTAATGTAACTAAGCAGTGTCCTGTCAAATTTTATGTGCTGATATGTTGTTGTTCATCCAGCTTATGAAATTCTATCTGATGATGACAAGAGAAAGAATTATGATCTCTATGGGGATGAAAAAGGAAACCCTGGTTTTGATGGAGGGAATTTTGGGAACCAGAATGGATATACTTACTCCACAGGTGGTGGTCCTGGTGGATGGCAGACAATGGGTGGTCAGGGGAGTACGAAATCCTTTTCGTTCTCATTTGGTGGTGACCCTTCCATGGGTGGAAATCCCTTTGGTTTTGGCTTTGGAGACATGTTTGCTGATTTGTTTAGTGGCGGGATGAAGGGCGGGAAACAACATGGTGGCTTCAGCACAACTGGTGGGCCTAAATCTGGATTCACTCCATCAGAAAGTAGCATTCAGGAAATCAACTCGCAGTAttttaaaaagcaaataaaagataaaatgttAAATTGGATTTTATTGTTCCATACACCATCAGCCAAGGGCTATCATTTGTCTGAATCCATTGTAGAGGATGTTGCCAGTTCATTGAAGGGAGCAGTGAAGGTAAGTCagtttgttttttgttcttGCTCTTCTGCTCTCTTGCAATTTCTCATTACTCGTAACAATGGTTTATGCCTCTGTAATGGTTGTACCTTTGGTTGGTTGCTTGAAAAGTTAGACACTAAGCAGCAGTGATTTATTGTCTCCTACAGGCTGGGAGTATCAATTGCCAGAAGGAACAGCCTCTTTGTAAGGATCTTGGCATATCACCCTCTAAATCagctaaaatttttatttactcatATGGAGCTGGTGAAAAAGGAACTCTGGTAGAATATAGTGATGAATTAGATGCCAAATCCTTGAAAAAGTTTGTTCAAGATCATCTGCCAAGATTTTCAAAGAGGATTGACCTTGGTCAATTTGACTACTCTTCAAGTGCCACGGACAACATCCCGCAAGTATTGCTACTCTCAACAAAGAAAGACACACCTGTGATGTGGCGTGTTTTAAGTGGCTTGTTCCTCAAACGCATGCAATTCTATGATGCAGAGGTAATAAGCATGTACGTTTTATATCTTGCTTGCTTTAGAATAGGAAGGTTATTGAAACTTGCTTGTATTCAGGTTCAGGATACTTCTCACCCTATGTTGAAGACGTTAGGTGTGGCCGCTCTTCCTGCTGTGATTGGCAGACTGGCTGATGGCAACAAGCTTGTATTGAAAGAAGGGATTGCTGTAAAAGATTTGCAGTCTGGCATTAATGAGCTGAAAGCCTTGCTTGAAAAGTtcgagaagaaaaataagaaggtAGCTTCAAATCAAGCCAATAAATCCTCTCAACGAGAAGCACAAGCAGGGGTACTTGCCCATCTTACAGCTTCAAACATAGATAGTGTTTGTAGTGAAAAGAATGCCTTGTGCATCATTGGTGTCTTCAGATCATCTAAAGCGAAGGAGAAGCTGGAAGCCGTCCTCACAAATGTGAGATCTCTTTCTCTTACCCGCGTATGAACATACACACTTATCTTAGAATAATTTGCATCAAATTTTCAGAGGTATTAATTAAAACCACTTAATGAATTTTGTGCAGGTCTCTCAAAAGACATTGCTACGACGACAGAATCAAGCAGGAGATTCAGTTTCATACTCTTTATTGGACGCAACTAAACAGCCGTCCTTCTTGGACTCCTTTGACAAGTCAGGATACAAATCCCTGGACAACCTTCTGGTAGCGTACAAGCCCCGGAAGGAGAAGTTTGCAGTATTCACTAGTGAACCAACAATGGAAGCAGTGGAAAGATTTATTAGTGCAGTGGCTAGTGGAGATATCCCATTCAAAAAAATTCAGCAAAAACCTGTGCTCAGATAGAATAGGAACACTATTTATTGGGCATTTTTCAGATCCCAATGTTACAAATGGTTCATACTGACTTCAATGCCTCCTCTGTCCCTTGTTGCATCCTTTGGTTGTTAACTTCTACACTTGGAGTACGGCTCATTGTCTGTAAAAATCTAGAGTTAAAATATGCCTGTATTGTCTGTGTGACTTTTAACAATGGAAGATAAACTATCTTCTCCTTCCATACTGAAGTAAATGGAGGGCACATGGCTTAATTCAAAGttagaaattattataaatgtattttaatatatacGTGGACAGACCCCttgttgaatttatttatatttctaaaagaaaaatgtaCCTTTTATGtagaaaattgaataattaatctCTGTAGCAGGTTCATTACCACTTCgacataaaataaagaaaacttatcaattaaaaaataaataaataaaagaacacTTCTCCAAACGTGCATGGTGTCTTGATGACCTTTTGAAAAGCTGGCCGCTGGATTATTATTTCTTAGGAGTCGCTTGCATTCATATAAGTGCGGGTACATTTATACagattatttaaatttcatcagAATTATAAAAATGGCAAAGTATTTAGAGGAAACAAGTGAGATTGATTGATCATATATTCACTCAAGGAAggtaatgaaaattaaaaatagaattagagattatatatatatatatatatgtatgatttaatattatgtttatatCTCTGAATATGTATGGCTATTTAGTTCACCCAATTTAAtcttttcaaatataatttggagggtattctttttttctctattaatatatatggtgATGGGTGGATAGAGATTGATACACCAATGAGTATTTGCAGTTATAGATAATAGGAATTAACATTAGTTGATAATACTGCTGCAATTATAATCATTTATCTGTTTAATAgtttattatatatgatttgaTCAGATGAAGCTTGTATCAACAATTATTTCCATATTAGTAAGAAATGATAATTCACAATATCATGTACCAATCACAATACTTGTTGAATAGAATGTGAGGGGTATTTTAGTAAGTTCATAGTTGTTCTACTTGCATTTGGTGGCCTCACAAAGGTAATcctctgttcttcttcttcttttgcttggGCCTCAGATGACTGCTGGAGAATGGCCATGTCTGTGAACTCAATCTGGGACTTGAGTTTATCAGTAAGCATCATCAATCCATCATCTTCTCACCTTATTCCTTTGATATATCCTGAATTCATTCCTTTTTGCTGATAAATGGTAGCAAActatgatttttgaaaattcCAATTGTATATTTGTTCTTGTTATTGAACagtttttgatgaattttatcatcacaaagaaaaaaaccatttttCTTGGTATGGATTTGGCTATTTAGTTTCTTGGTTTTCAGGATGACTGATGTTGTCTCAAAACCCTACTTAGGAAACTCCTttgcatttaaatatttgtggtTTCTTAAAGTTTCCTGTTTGTCTTTCAATCctaggttttgattaatttaattatttctaccTTTCTGTATTTCATATTTGTGATCTTTGCTTGTGAAGCATTAGAAACAATTAAGAAGTTTTTGTAGCTGTTTTCTTTCCATGATTGAAGTAAGAGTAGGCCTCTTTCAGTCCCACTTGCAAAAACTCACTTGGTTTAGCACTAGAGCCATTTGAAATTATGAAATATGCTTCTTTAGGTTGAAAGAACACATCTATTACATATAATACATAGTGTTGGATGTATTTGGATATTACCTTTTTTATCTAAATTATATCATGTTAGACTTTGTGTTGGATTGCTACTTTGTAGTTTGGCTTTTGTCTCAAGACTCAAGTACATTGTTACTTTATATAGTTGTAACATAAACGTATTTCGTATTCTTTATTTCTTAATAAGCTTGCTTTAGCACAAGAAGCATTTGAAGTTATGAAATATGCTTCTTAAAGTTGAAAGCACACACTGCAATACATCTATCCTCTTTATTTATGATAAATGCTTTGCTTGCTCTAAACTGACCACCTTGGGAAATCTCAATTTAGTGGCCCGTTCGATCCAAGGAAATATATTGGCAGACAACTACTGTAGTCTCAGAGCTCAATCTTTgtgattaaataaattttccacTATTTGTTGCGAATTGAGGGCTCCTCCAAAGCTTCTGTTGTTATTTATCAATTTGTGTTGGTTTAAgagttttcttgtgtttaacaTGAACATCATACATATACTTGATTTCCATCAAAGTTCAAATTTGTGGAAATGTAATACCACCACTTTTTGAGGAAGCTGATTTTCATCAACTTATACAGATCAAAGGAGGACATGGATCAAGATCTTCCACATGTTGCAATCTGCATCTGAAAACAATGCAAGCCACTTGTAAAACAGACTTTGTTAAAGCTCCATCATTGCCACTTTTTTGCTCAAGGAGTTTGCAGAAAAACGTTAGGCAACGCGTAGTTCCATTGGCGACAGAGAGCAACAATGCAGCCCTTGAATCAAGCGCAGAAACCGAAAATACTGCTGCTGATCTGGAATTATCATCTAATGTTCAACCTGCCATAAACATTGCAGAAGAAAGTTCGCCTCAATTAGAAAAACCAACAACAAAGCGAGTGCCACTAACAGCAAGGGAGAAGCTACGGGCAGCTCGAGTACTCTCCAAATACAATGAATCAAAACCTGCCAAAGTGGAACCAAAGAACAGGGTTTTGGATGCATTGAGAGAGAGCAACAAGGGAAAGCGGCCGGGCCTTCCTGAAGCTCCCTCAGACTTGTTAGATGATAAGAAGCGAGGGCTACCAAAACAAGGCCTGACTTTCAATTTCCCTGGCGGTTCTGATTTGTGGTTCATTGCATTCTCCTTCGCATTTATCAGTTCTGTAATGTTTGCCACAACTTACATTGTCTGGAAAGTCGGCGCAATACACTTCAACGAGTACTGAAGCGAActtcattttgttaattttatcgACATTTATCATAGATGTATCATTTATCTGCACAACAAGTTTTCTGGTTTTTGCTTACACTCCCTAACACACTTTATGGGGGAATTCAGGCTGTAATATTTAAACTTACCAAGTCTGAATCTTTAAGAGCAGTAAAACTTAAGATTTATGTATCTTTGCAGTTTATTCTTGATAATTCTTTGTTAAATCAGTGCATCAGGAACACTGATTgattaattcataaaaattcaaGGATTGTCCATCAAAGTTTCCAAGGtcttattattactttttctattgaaaatttcacaataaataagtcccattcTAACCAGAATCAATCCAATCTTGACAATAATTTTCTCAGGGGTCCATCTAAGGAATGGACACACACACTGATACAATTCATAATGCTCACACACTGTTAAAGAACAGTATTTCATATTAAACAACTCCTGCATGAAACTAAGGACAGCTAGTCAAGAGCATCCATAACAATGATAACAATAATTTATTGACAAACATCATCCAATCATGGAAATAGACAAGAGAACAGTGTTATAGTTTCAtgtcaattaattaataaatataaatataagcaTATAAATCTCATCTCTCATCTTCTGCACttaatttctttaaattagATTAACATGCACAAATGTCATTCTCATCTATCTCTTCTctttataaatgaaaatcaaagtTAAGTGAACTTGCTTCAAATAAGTCTGTTTCAGGTCTTGTggtccaaataaataaaaacaattagatgccttcaaattcaattaaatcaaatggtcaaaagaaatgaatgaacCAAAGATCAATTCAGTGACAGATTGTCATGAAGATGACTTTCACTGTAGTATTTCTGCATCATGTCCTGATTCAAAGTCCCTGAAACTTGTCATTTTATTTCagttattataaataaacatatttatataatgaaataaaaatgcaaGTGAATGCGTGAAGTACGGTGCCGTATTTGTGGGAATTATTAATGGTTCAAATGAGTGGAAGTGAAATGACAAGCTAACAAACAAAAGACAAAGACATGAAAATTTGGAAGAGATGCAGAGTGAGTGTAATGTAtctaaagaaaatacaaaaaaatattggcTTTTGTAGCACTAGCACTGTTGTTTTTTGGATTTGTTAACAGAAATGAAGATCTAGGCATTAAATGCAAAGACTTTGAACAGTGGAAATGAAGCCAAAGTGTGGGCACTAAAAGTTTTCAGTTCCCAGCTGTGAAAGTGGGGGACCTAATTAAAGAAAGTTTTTGCAGGGAAATCCACTTCCATATCTTTTGTGGAAGTAGCATAATTATGTCACTCATTAACACCTGCATAAAGATggaagacttttttttttttcttaataaaaattgaaataaaatagagGAATTCTGTGTACGTTTTactgtttataatatatatatatatatatattcaattaaaaaacaaaagcatacaACAATCCTCCACTAACCACCAGTGAAGATAGCAAAAACATACTGCTCATAATATGTAATGCATTTATTTATAGTATGATgagttaaataaatattttaatttttaaaaatagttaaaaaaatggttaaaaTTGTTTGGTTAGACTGGTTCTTTTAGAttttcattctaattgaagaattaatttcaaatttattgtttacaCTTGGGTTAGGGGACcagttttttaaaatgtattataATAATTGCCAACCTTTATGTAtgtccttctatttttttttttttaatgaatttagaTCTATAAATTTTTGAATACAAATTAATACATGGACTGAATTGGTTGATACTATTTGATAATTTAACCCAATATTGTTTTTGTacattcttattttgttttatttagcGTTGTGAATTCATATTTTCCCAAACTCTAAATGAAAAAACTGTAACATAGGACAAAttggtttgataaaaaaatgactcattttttaaaaaaacaaatactttaaaaaatccaaaaaagtACCACAAAATAGCATAAAAAGAACTTGACACAAATTTAATTatggtaaaacatttttaaaattaaaattatatatatatatatattaaccaaGGGAGGATTAACCATTTGACCTATTTAAATAAGTggttttgattttcaaatatatatttattttataaatttttaataaatatttttatttttataaaatatagataaatcatgTGTCAGGATATGTGAGAGGTAAGAAATTGATCTTCTAACCATTATATCGTCAGAAGACGAATACGATGAGAGGTTTAATTATGAGCATGTACttatatttgtgatttattatcatcattgttaattttgaatgtctaatttttattttaatttttaaaataaagcaaGTATAACAGCGTTACAAGTCGTAtggttaaatatatatatatatatagaaaaatattttctgTCTCTAAAAATCTAgtttaaaattatcaatatatataaaaaaaaattaaaaaaaaaaggaaaaaaaaaagtttgtttgTCCTATATATATACCTGGTGTCATTGTTGCATTATATGACGATGCACGTGCTGCCACATGTGTTCCCATGATACGTCCCTTTACGACCGTGCGCACGTCTCGTCATGCATTATCTGCTTCTGCTACCCGTCCTTCCATCGATGGAGACCTCCATCCATTCATAATTCATCTCTGAACCATTGCAAACTCTTTTGGAGTAATGcttttctcttgcttgcttgctAGTTGCTTCCTTGTTGAAAAATGGTGTTCTTATACGCCATGTACATCAACTGCTTGTTGAAATGCGCCAGTCACAAGAGGTGTAGAATTTTCAGCCTTTAATTTGCATTTTGAAATGGGCAACTACTTGTGGTTGAAAAATACAAGCAAAAATCGCATCTTTGTActgtttgtattgattttcccatTCAACTAACTGTGTTTTGCTTGTAATAATGCAGTAGGATGGAGCTTTCTGTCACCATCCCTCATGTTTGGACAATTATTTGATCAAATCATTGGTATCATATATACTGGTACAACAATCGCTCTATTCATTTGATTGATACTTACAACTTCATATGCCGACGTACTCAATGGCTAGTTATCACTGTGCCTCTTGTTATGCAGCATTGATAACTAAGTTTGTTGTTAATATTTTAGTCTAAAGTTGTGCGCTGTAATGCCATTTTTTCACAAGATTGGTTTGTTGTGACAGCTTACATGATGGATATTTTAGTAGAAAAGTAGCTTTTTAATAAGGATGACTGGTGGCGTTCTTCAACACAACTATGAACTAGCTTTTGAGGCAGAGAAAAGTAgtcctagtttttttttaagagataaGATTAGGTGGTGGTAGGGTCAGTGGTGAACCAACTTTAAACCCACACTTCAAATGCTGACCACTTACTTCCCTCCAAATTTGCAACTGCAAAGTTTGTGGGGGTCCTGTCTTTAAATACAGTCCTGCATTCATCCCATCCTCTCTTCCATTCCACCTTGAACTCCTTCTGTCAATTTCTCTTGCTATGAATCGCCAAAGCATGTCACCAGCTTCATTGGAGGAAGGCTCCATCCCAACTGTACACCTCCTTCCTccctctttcctttttcttttcgaGTGTCCCACTTTCTTTGAAATGCCACACTTTACCCATTATTggcatgtttttcatgctatGCACTTTCTTATATGCAGTAGATGTGTGCAATTCACCAGATGGAAGTTAGAATATTGAGttcttttttgtgtttgtgttctcTTATTTACTCTTGCATAAAGCTTCTTTGAAGGCATTGTTGAATTAATATGGTTGGAGATCTCATATTGTGCCATTTTCCTTGTTGTTTCCTTATATGATTTGTTCCTATAGTTCTTTTGCTGGAACATTATTGCCAGGGTTTATGATCCACTATCCAATCTACATTCTCATTGAACCACAAGTTTTTCTATAGTCATGATCTTTTGATAATTAAGAACGTTTTAAACTCATATGGCAACTAGCATTCATCACTATTTTGGGAtttatttagaagaaaaaagggTTTAGAAAGCCTCTTCATTTGCAAAATTAAAATCTATCCTCCCAGAATTACAACTTTTTGTTGTTTCTGGGAAAATCAGGTTGTGTACTACTGGTGAAGTTCCAAATCCTTTAATGGTCCCAGTGATATACTTGCTCTGAAAAAATGGAGCATTTTGAATCTCCAGCTGTTACCTCCCTTATCTTGGTGTACTTTAGAAGAGACTATGTATGTGATAGTAAAAATTTAATACATTTTTGCAAGAGGGATCATGTGAATATGCAATAACTGTAAAAAAGGGAACTTGTGTTTTTTCAACAATTGTTTTCATATGGCATTACAATGAGATTTTATTAGGAGGTCTGATTTTTCTAATTTCTTGGCCAGCACTGGAAGAGACCTTCTCGTAGAGCTGTGCTGACACTTGCTTACCAGAGTCTTGGTATTGTTTATGGGGATCTTAGTACTTCTCCCTTGTATGTCTACAAGACCACCTTTTCTGGGAAATTGAGTCTCCATGAGAATGATGAGGAAGTTTTTGGAGTCTTATCCTTCATCTTTTGGACCCTCACCCTTATCCCCCTattcaagtatatatattttgtattatcagCAGATGATAATGGTGAAGGTAggatttctttgtttatttgttattattctcatagaaaattattaaaatgggtTACTTGTTTATGTTActcttttttattatgtaaactgaatataaaacaacaaaagttaagagtttcatgaaattatttggGTATCAGGATGAGTAAGCATAGCTTGAAAACCTCATCTAATATGAGAACCTGTTGGGATACTCGTTTTATTATTCACTTccttattctattttatttgaagatggtAAGGTACATACTTTACCTGCCCATATTCAGGTGGGACGTTTGCGCTATATTCACTTCTCTGCCGACATGCAAGATTGTGCATTTTGCCCAACCAGCAAGCTTCTGATGAGGAATTGTCAGCATATGATGTGGAAGGAACATCAGAAACATGGCCAAGTTCTATGCTTAAGGATTTCTTCACCCAACATCCAAGGTTTCGAAATGGGCTACTTGTGGTTGTCCTGCTTGGAACTTGTATGACAATTGGCGATGGTGTGCTCACTCCAACAATATCAGGTTCATTGTCAATTTCATCTACTGAACTTGTTGTTCTTCTTGTGTCCTTAGCTATCCAGCATGTATTTCATCTAATTAATGATCTGTGGAAATTGTCTAACTAAAGCAAACAATTTTATATTCATGAGCCGAGTACATTTCACATGGAGCATGTTAGTTCTCATCTGTGAGCTTCATTTAGCAACTGAATGATGACTTAGGCGAAACTTATCTCAATTATGTTGTCTATTAGACATCTGATTCTTCTTAGGTTTAAACTGATAATCATATTTATGTCTTTTTCCAGTACTTTCTGCAGTCTCAGGCATCAGTGTCAAAGCAACAAATCTCCATGAGagtaatttaaattatattctaaTATGAGTGTTGAAGTTTAAGTCGTATGATTTTGATGTGCAGAGTGTTAACACgcgtctctttttctttttcttttatctcaGATTATATTGTTGCAATTTCATGTGCAATCTTGGTAGTCCTCTTCTCTCTTCAGCACCATGGAACACACCGGGTTGGTTTCATATTTGCACCAATTGTCACAGCGTGGCTTCTTTGCATAAGTGGTATTGGTGTGTACAATATAATCCGATGGAACCCGAGTGTTTTCCATGCACTCTCACCAGTTTACATGTTTAGGTTCCTGAAAAGCACTGGTTTCGAGGGTTGGATGTCATTGGGAGGAGTTGTTCTCTGTATTACAGGTATCACAAGAGTAATTCCTGCACATCGTTCATTGTTTGTGGAAAGCTACCATAATCATCTATTTTTAACCCTAATAAATTAATTCCTCCTGCAGGATCAGAGACTATGTTTGGCAATTTGGGTCATTTCTCTCCACTTTCAATTAAGGTAAATATGTGTTGTTTGTTGAAAACTAACTGTGTCTTGTATCTGACTATGACCATGCAACCTTATACTTGATATTTATACAATTCCAGATTGCTTTTACCTTTCTGGTATATCCTTGTCTTATTCTTGCTTATATGGGTGAAGCTGCTTTCCTTTCTAAACACCATGAAGATATTCAGAGGAGCTTCTATAAAGCTATACCAGGCAAgacattcattatttttttgtttgcttattaTAATTGATATCTCTCATCGATGATCTTGTTACTAAATCATTGTTATGTGTACAGAGGCTGTATTTTGGCCAGTCTTCATTGTGGCCACTCTTGCCGCAGTTGTTGGAAGCCAGGCTGTTATATCTGCAACCTTCTCTTTGATAAGCCAATGTTGCGCTCTGAGTTGCTTCCCTCATGTAAAAGTTATCCATACCTCAAGCAAGATTTATGGGCAAATATACATTCCTGAAGTCAATTGGATCCTCATGTGTTTGTGCCTTGCGGTTACAATCGGGCTAAGGGACACTAATATGATTGGCCATGCTTATGGTACCACACTCAATCCATTACTACCTTCATTCACTAAAGACAGTTTCTTTGATTCATTTTGTTGCTTGGCAGGGCTGGCCGTAACTATTGTGATCTTTGTGACCACCTGTTTGATGTCTTTAGTTATACTAATCGTCTGGAAGCAAAAGTTGATCATGGCTCTCATGTTCCTAGTGCTGTTTGGATCTGTTGAACTATTGTACATCTCAGCCTCCTTCATCAAGATTCCTGAAGGAGGGTGGATCCCGCTCGTTCTTTCTATGATCATCATGAGTGTGATGTACATATGGAACTATGGAACATTAAGAAAACATGAGCATGACTTGGAAAATAAAGTATCAGTACATCGAATATTAGAACTCGGGCCTACACTTGGAATGGTTCGTGTCCCTGGTATTGGGCTCATTTATGCAGATCTTGT from Dioscorea cayenensis subsp. rotundata cultivar TDr96_F1 chromosome 7, TDr96_F1_v2_PseudoChromosome.rev07_lg8_w22 25.fasta, whole genome shotgun sequence carries:
- the LOC120265542 gene encoding potassium transporter 1 isoform X3 — its product is MHWKRPSRRAVLTLAYQSLGIVYGDLSTSPLYVYKTTFSGKLSLHENDEEVFGVLSFIFWTLTLIPLFKYIYFVLSADDNGEGGTFALYSLLCRHARLCILPNQQASDEELSAYDVEGTSETWPSSMLKDFFTQHPRFRNGLLVVVLLGTCMTIGDGVLTPTISVLSAVSGISVKATNLHENYIVAISCAILVVLFSLQHHGTHRVGFIFAPIVTAWLLCISGIGVYNIIRWNPSVFHALSPVYMFRFLKSTGFEGWMSLGGVVLCITGSETMFGNLGHFSPLSIKIAFTFLVYPCLILAYMGEAAFLSKHHEDIQRSFYKAIPEAVFWPVFIVATLAAVVGSQAVISATFSLISQCCALSCFPHVKVIHTSSKIYGQIYIPEVNWILMCLCLAVTIGLRDTNMIGHAYGLAVTIVIFVTTCLMSLVILIVWKQKLIMALMFLVLFGSVELLYISASFIKIPEGGWIPLVLSMIIMSVMYIWNYGTLRKHEHDLENKVSVHRILELGPTLGMVRVPGIGLIYADLVTGVPAIFGHFATNLPAFHQVLVFICVKSVPVPYVSEEERFLIGRIGPKEFRIFRCIVRYGYKDLQHENNDFENVLVSKIMAFVEMEEQILAQNWHSCSNQESDAELVDFPFLVRTNQAHAKHLSSCSDIHVMKPYENHQQINGPLIRDETLEILRAKESGVVYILGHSYAKAKKSSSLIKKLAIDVVFAFLSKNCRGPDVILSVPNSLLLEVGMVYYV
- the LOC120265542 gene encoding potassium transporter 1 isoform X1 translates to MRQSQEDGAFCHHPSCLDNYLIKSLVSYILHWKRPSRRAVLTLAYQSLGIVYGDLSTSPLYVYKTTFSGKLSLHENDEEVFGVLSFIFWTLTLIPLFKYIYFVLSADDNGEGGTFALYSLLCRHARLCILPNQQASDEELSAYDVEGTSETWPSSMLKDFFTQHPRFRNGLLVVVLLGTCMTIGDGVLTPTISVLSAVSGISVKATNLHENYIVAISCAILVVLFSLQHHGTHRVGFIFAPIVTAWLLCISGIGVYNIIRWNPSVFHALSPVYMFRFLKSTGFEGWMSLGGVVLCITGSETMFGNLGHFSPLSIKIAFTFLVYPCLILAYMGEAAFLSKHHEDIQRSFYKAIPEAVFWPVFIVATLAAVVGSQAVISATFSLISQCCALSCFPHVKVIHTSSKIYGQIYIPEVNWILMCLCLAVTIGLRDTNMIGHAYGLAVTIVIFVTTCLMSLVILIVWKQKLIMALMFLVLFGSVELLYISASFIKIPEGGWIPLVLSMIIMSVMYIWNYGTLRKHEHDLENKVSVHRILELGPTLGMVRVPGIGLIYADLVTGVPAIFGHFATNLPAFHQVLVFICVKSVPVPYVSEEERFLIGRIGPKEFRIFRCIVRYGYKDLQHENNDFENVLVSKIMAFVEMEEQILAQNWHSCSNQESDAELVDFPFLVRTNQAHAKHLSSCSDIHVMKPYENHQQINGPLIRDETLEILRAKESGVVYILGHSYAKAKKSSSLIKKLAIDVVFAFLSKNCRGPDVILSVPNSLLLEVGMVYYV
- the LOC120265542 gene encoding potassium transporter 1 isoform X5, coding for MNRQSMSPASLEEGSIPTHWKRPSRRAVLTLAYQSLGIVYGDLSTSPLYVYKTTFSGKLSLHENDEEVFGVLSFIFWTLTLIPLFKYIYFVLSADDNGEGGTFALYSLLCRHARLCILPNQQASDEELSAYDVEGTSETWPSSMLKDFFTQHPRFRNGLLVVVLLGTCMTIGDGVLTPTISVLSAVSGISVKATNLHENYIVAISCAILVVLFSLQHHGTHRVGFIFAPIVTAWLLCISGIGVYNIIRWNPSVFHALSPVYMFRFLKSTGFEGWMSLGGVVLCITGSETMFGNLGHFSPLSIKIAFTFLVYPCLILAYMGEAAFLSKHHEDIQRSFYKAIPEAVFWPVFIVATLAAVVGSQAVISATFSLISQCCALSCFPHVKVIHTSSKIYGQIYIPEVNWILMCLCLAVTIGLRDTNMIGHAYGLAVTIVIFVTTCLMSLVILIVWKQKLIMALMFLVLFGSVELLYISASFIKIPEGGWIPLVLSMIIMSVMYIWNYGTLRKHEHDLENKVSVHRILELGPTLGMVRVPGIGLIYADLVTGVPAIFGHFATNLPAFHQVLVFICVKSVPVPYVSEEERFLIGRIGPKEFRIFRCIVRYGYKDLQHENNDFENVLVSKIMAFVEMEEQILAQNWHSCSNQESDAELVDFPFLVRTNQAHAKHLSSCSDIHVMKPYENHQQINGPLIRDETLEILRAKESGVVYILGHSYAKAKKSSSLIKKLAIDVVFAFLSKNCRGPDVILSVPNSLLLEVGMVYYV